The Ruegeria sp. YS9 genome contains a region encoding:
- a CDS encoding U32 family peptidase has translation MELTVGPNQFFWPAETWAAFYDDLARSPVDRVVLGELVCSKRLPFYQDRIPEAISRLVEAGKEVALTSLALVTLKRERKLTADLADMGVTVEINDLTALAHLPGTCTFAVGPLVNVYNEGTLRWLAARGARRVCLPPELPIASVKTLAQAASDLDVAIEIWGHGRLPLAISGRCYHARLHGRSKDNCQFACEDDPDGLDVLTGDGKPFMAMNGVQTLSDSHACTDHQIDLLQQAGISALRLSPQSGGFHQLCELYRKRIDGDLPQGELERALRGADPAIRLSDGFLTGSFGAEWSGDSGTGSAAL, from the coding sequence ATGGAACTGACAGTAGGCCCGAACCAGTTCTTCTGGCCCGCCGAAACCTGGGCTGCGTTTTACGATGATCTGGCCCGATCCCCCGTCGACCGCGTCGTGCTCGGAGAACTGGTCTGTTCCAAGCGCTTGCCATTTTATCAGGATCGTATCCCCGAGGCGATTTCCCGATTGGTCGAAGCGGGCAAAGAGGTTGCACTGACAAGCCTGGCCCTTGTGACCCTGAAACGCGAGCGCAAACTGACGGCTGATCTTGCAGACATGGGCGTCACGGTCGAGATCAACGATCTGACCGCGCTGGCACATTTGCCCGGCACCTGCACGTTTGCCGTTGGCCCGTTGGTAAATGTCTACAACGAAGGCACTTTGAGATGGTTGGCAGCTCGGGGTGCGCGCCGGGTGTGTCTTCCGCCGGAACTGCCCATCGCTTCGGTCAAAACGTTGGCGCAAGCTGCATCGGACTTGGATGTCGCGATCGAAATATGGGGGCATGGCAGGTTGCCGCTGGCCATTTCCGGGCGCTGTTACCACGCGCGATTGCATGGGCGCAGCAAGGACAATTGCCAGTTTGCCTGCGAAGACGATCCTGATGGGTTGGACGTTCTTACCGGTGACGGCAAGCCGTTCATGGCAATGAACGGGGTGCAGACTCTGTCAGACAGCCATGCCTGTACGGACCATCAGATCGACCTGCTGCAACAGGCTGGCATCTCGGCATTGCGTCTGTCGCCGCAATCTGGCGGTTTCCATCAGCTGTGCGAACTGTATCGAAAACGTATCGACGGCGATCTTCCCCAGGGCGAACTTGAGCGCGCCCTGCGAGGCGCTGATCCTGCCATTCGGTTGAGCGACGGATTTCTGACGGGGTCCTTTGGCGCTGAATGGTCGGGCGATTCCGGTACCGGGTCTGCTGCCTTATGA
- a CDS encoding peptidase U32 family protein, with the protein MEIVCPAGTPAALRAAVKAGAHTVYCGFNDETNARNFPGLNFDRAEMRAGISFAHDHGSKVLVAINTFPQAGSEGIWKQAVADAETCGADAVILADLGLLDYAARHHPRLRRHLSVQAAAANADVINFYAETFGVKRVVLPRVLSVPEIAAINSETDVETEVFVFGGLCVMAEGRCSLSSYATGLSPNMNGVCSPASHVQYQEEQGALNARLGGYLIHRVERDEPAPYPTLCKGCFSASEKTGHLFEDPVSLNAERLIPQLQKAGVTALKIEGRQRSKSYVAQVVRNFRAAVDALESGQPMPEGMLARLSEGQAMTTGAYKKTWR; encoded by the coding sequence ATGGAAATCGTTTGCCCGGCGGGAACGCCCGCGGCCCTGCGTGCAGCTGTCAAGGCCGGGGCCCACACGGTCTATTGTGGGTTCAATGATGAAACCAATGCGCGGAACTTTCCGGGGCTCAACTTTGACCGCGCTGAAATGCGGGCCGGAATTTCCTTTGCCCATGATCACGGATCGAAGGTGTTGGTTGCAATCAATACTTTCCCGCAGGCGGGCAGTGAAGGGATCTGGAAACAAGCGGTGGCGGATGCCGAAACCTGCGGTGCAGATGCTGTCATTCTCGCCGATCTGGGCTTGCTGGACTACGCCGCGCGACACCATCCCAGATTGCGCAGGCACCTGTCCGTGCAGGCCGCGGCGGCCAATGCTGACGTGATCAATTTCTATGCCGAAACATTCGGTGTGAAACGGGTGGTCTTGCCGCGCGTTTTGTCCGTGCCGGAAATTGCCGCGATCAACTCTGAAACCGACGTCGAAACCGAAGTCTTCGTGTTCGGTGGTCTTTGTGTCATGGCCGAGGGGCGATGCTCGCTGTCCTCTTATGCCACCGGGTTGTCGCCAAACATGAACGGTGTCTGCTCTCCTGCCAGCCATGTGCAGTATCAAGAAGAGCAGGGCGCGTTGAACGCGCGCCTTGGCGGGTACCTGATCCACCGGGTCGAACGGGATGAGCCCGCACCTTATCCGACTTTGTGCAAAGGGTGTTTTTCCGCAAGTGAAAAAACCGGGCACCTGTTCGAGGATCCCGTCAGCCTGAACGCAGAACGGCTGATCCCGCAATTGCAAAAGGCAGGTGTGACAGCCTTGAAGATCGAAGGGCGCCAACGGTCCAAATCCTATGTCGCACAGGTCGTTCGGAATTTTCGCGCTGCGGTCGATGCGCTGGAGTCAGGCCAGCCGATGCCTGAAGGAATGCTGGCGCGATTGTCCGAAGGGCAGGCCATGACGACCGGCGCTTACAAAAAGACGTGGAGGTGA
- a CDS encoding CoA transferase, whose protein sequence is MTARPLDQIRVLDFGQYLAGPLVGMMLADLGAEVIRIDPPCGPRLKEPATDMLSRGKTAVTIDLKSDAGLKVTRELVARADVVIENFRPGVMQRLGLGPKALRDINPRIVSLSLPGFASTDPALAHFPAWEAVIAARTGQFTDMGLNRRLMGINPSFSPLTLASAYGASFGAMAVQFALAARDRNGGDHIEVPLASALLEGLVYNCEQIEDYPERYKSPREVELDRRAAEGLPTDLSFAELEEFLDPFYRTYTCADGRGFYVVAGSVKTHPRRVLETLGLKDLADQLPDFDAYLDTADWPDEWSLRNYPVGARDRARVSEAMKKAFLTRPSHEWEALLGSAKAPGTAQRFSKEWLADPHALASGLVLEVKDSRHGNMKQMGNVAWLADDGAALVKKPGPDPDDAPVLTILAEPPRSGPPAASGQGWLEGLKVLDLTNVIAGPTIGSTLARFGAQVTSVQPAEPSVDPWNTVVFGLHAHRGKQSVLLNLSSDDGKQALRRLIDSSDVVTMNGTDEQRDALGLSEKELTAINPRLILVQLDAFGGPARGPKSDHLGYDDLAQAATGVMVRFGGGMATPEEHAHFGTIDVLTGYCACVALGAALLRLQKTGKGGIARAALAAAGNLIQAQLMYDFEGRAPFDEPAGRTAMGWGPFYHCYRAADGWMFFAAPTEQRKALRRVSDLASVADMPEKELPDALADHFARQPVEYWQKAFSGSASTVMPLGSLHDTRDAVLQPESAGNIDLTRGTLSVIRHDMHPMGRWCDLVAPNAVRPERARIVIPGPMPKYGADTRSILRNVGYADEDIDAMISAGSAAERWSEKYLPE, encoded by the coding sequence ATGACTGCAAGGCCGCTCGATCAAATTCGTGTCCTCGATTTCGGTCAGTATTTGGCTGGCCCCCTGGTTGGCATGATGCTTGCTGATTTGGGGGCAGAGGTGATCCGCATCGACCCGCCCTGTGGCCCTCGATTGAAAGAACCGGCCACTGATATGCTGTCCCGTGGCAAAACCGCTGTGACGATCGACCTCAAATCGGACGCGGGTTTGAAGGTCACACGCGAACTGGTGGCACGGGCTGACGTGGTGATCGAGAACTTCCGGCCCGGCGTGATGCAGAGGCTGGGCCTGGGTCCGAAAGCTCTGCGCGACATAAATCCGCGCATCGTGTCATTGTCACTTCCGGGGTTTGCCTCGACCGATCCCGCGCTGGCACATTTTCCCGCGTGGGAAGCCGTGATCGCGGCCCGCACCGGGCAGTTCACGGATATGGGGCTGAACCGGCGCTTGATGGGCATCAACCCATCCTTTTCACCTTTGACGCTGGCATCCGCCTATGGCGCTTCGTTCGGCGCGATGGCCGTGCAGTTCGCTTTGGCTGCACGTGACCGGAACGGAGGCGATCACATCGAGGTGCCTCTGGCTTCGGCCTTGCTGGAGGGGTTGGTGTATAACTGTGAGCAGATTGAAGATTATCCCGAACGCTACAAGTCTCCGCGCGAAGTTGAACTTGACAGGCGCGCAGCCGAAGGCTTGCCAACGGATCTGAGCTTTGCGGAACTGGAAGAGTTCCTGGACCCTTTCTATCGAACTTATACCTGCGCCGACGGGCGCGGGTTCTATGTGGTGGCGGGCAGTGTGAAAACACATCCGCGGCGGGTGTTGGAGACGCTTGGCCTAAAAGACCTTGCTGATCAATTGCCGGACTTCGACGCCTATCTCGATACCGCAGACTGGCCGGATGAATGGTCATTGCGCAACTACCCCGTCGGAGCAAGGGATCGCGCGCGTGTGTCCGAGGCGATGAAAAAGGCCTTTCTGACAAGGCCCTCTCATGAGTGGGAAGCGCTTTTGGGGTCTGCCAAGGCGCCCGGAACGGCGCAGAGGTTCAGCAAGGAATGGCTGGCCGATCCGCATGCTTTGGCCTCGGGTCTGGTGTTGGAGGTAAAGGACTCGCGTCATGGGAACATGAAGCAGATGGGAAATGTTGCGTGGCTTGCGGATGATGGCGCTGCGCTGGTCAAAAAACCGGGCCCCGATCCCGATGACGCACCCGTTTTAACGATCCTTGCCGAACCGCCGCGCAGCGGGCCACCAGCCGCAAGCGGCCAAGGCTGGCTGGAGGGGTTGAAGGTGCTGGACCTGACCAATGTGATCGCCGGTCCGACGATTGGGTCCACGCTGGCGCGATTTGGCGCTCAGGTGACTTCCGTCCAGCCGGCCGAGCCATCAGTCGATCCGTGGAACACCGTGGTTTTCGGCCTGCACGCACATCGTGGAAAACAAAGCGTTTTGCTGAACCTGAGCTCGGATGACGGAAAGCAGGCGTTGCGGCGGCTCATCGATTCTTCGGATGTGGTCACCATGAACGGCACGGATGAGCAGCGCGATGCCCTGGGGTTGAGCGAAAAAGAGCTGACGGCGATCAACCCCCGCCTCATACTGGTGCAACTCGATGCCTTTGGCGGCCCTGCGCGCGGACCGAAGTCGGACCATCTGGGGTATGACGACCTGGCGCAGGCGGCGACAGGGGTCATGGTGCGTTTTGGCGGTGGCATGGCGACACCCGAAGAACATGCGCATTTCGGTACGATTGATGTGCTGACCGGCTATTGCGCATGTGTTGCGCTTGGCGCGGCCCTGCTGAGATTGCAGAAAACCGGCAAAGGCGGGATTGCGCGGGCTGCTTTGGCGGCGGCCGGCAACCTCATTCAGGCGCAGTTGATGTATGATTTCGAAGGCCGCGCGCCCTTTGACGAACCAGCTGGGCGCACGGCTATGGGCTGGGGACCATTCTACCATTGTTACCGCGCGGCGGACGGGTGGATGTTCTTTGCCGCACCCACCGAACAACGCAAAGCCCTGCGCCGTGTCTCGGACCTCGCGAGCGTGGCCGATATGCCGGAAAAGGAATTGCCGGATGCGCTTGCCGATCATTTTGCCAGGCAACCTGTTGAATACTGGCAAAAGGCGTTTTCCGGTTCCGCCAGCACCGTCATGCCTCTGGGATCATTGCATGACACGCGCGACGCCGTGTTGCAGCCGGAAAGTGCCGGAAATATCGACCTGACGCGGGGAACACTCAGCGTCATTCGGCATGACATGCATCCCATGGGCCGGTGGTGCGATCTGGTTGCCCCAAATGCCGTGCGACCCGAACGCGCCCGGATCGTCATTCCCGGACCGATGCCGAAATACGGCGCGGATACACGCAGCATTCTGCGAAACGTCGGTTATGCAGATGAGGATATCGACGCGATGATCTCTGCTGGATCGGCCGCTGAAAGATGGTCGGAAAAGTATTTGCCCGAATAA
- a CDS encoding aminotransferase class V-fold PLP-dependent enzyme — MSQISESLLKQIRSRFAQIDHCPEQGERIFFENAGGALTLNSVLESSVRHAAIPDNQGRDNPGSHALVATINAAKADLRDFMNAPCGQFFVGESGTELLFRLIMNACLGTGPGVVLGSTLEHPATRSACDRWARISGQTHVLVPHDDATGTVSAEAYAAAVTPDTKVATILHTSPVTGMGVDVAAVSQAIRTVAPDCFIIVDGIQHAAHGRIDLTAYDVDGYVISPYKVFSRHGYGVAWISDRLTALDHNALLDGPADNWEMGTRDTGAYATMSDVVSYFEWLGSQVSDAEDRRGKFLAAGDAIHAQEKALTDAMIHGTGNLSGLAEMEKVTILGGADNPAREGLVSLRVEGVASSEVVKRLNEHGIRTHLRKADHYSGNILTPLGYDACVRVSMCHYNSIGEVAKFLAVMKEIAA, encoded by the coding sequence ATGAGCCAAATTTCAGAGAGCCTGCTGAAACAAATCCGCAGCCGCTTTGCCCAGATCGATCATTGCCCCGAACAGGGAGAGCGGATCTTTTTCGAGAATGCCGGAGGCGCACTGACATTGAATTCAGTGTTGGAAAGTTCGGTGCGCCATGCCGCCATCCCGGACAATCAAGGGCGCGACAATCCGGGATCTCATGCGCTGGTTGCCACGATCAACGCGGCCAAGGCGGATTTGCGGGACTTCATGAACGCACCCTGCGGGCAGTTCTTTGTGGGTGAAAGCGGCACAGAGCTGTTGTTCCGGCTGATCATGAACGCATGTCTGGGAACGGGTCCGGGCGTTGTGCTGGGATCCACATTGGAACACCCGGCAACGCGTTCGGCCTGTGATCGTTGGGCCCGCATTTCCGGGCAAACCCACGTTTTGGTGCCCCATGATGACGCCACCGGTACCGTCTCGGCCGAAGCCTATGCCGCGGCAGTGACACCGGATACCAAAGTGGCGACGATCCTGCATACCTCTCCGGTGACGGGAATGGGCGTTGATGTCGCTGCGGTTTCTCAGGCCATCCGCACCGTGGCTCCGGACTGTTTCATCATCGTCGATGGCATCCAGCACGCAGCGCATGGCCGGATCGATCTGACCGCCTATGACGTCGATGGTTATGTGATTTCGCCCTACAAGGTGTTTTCGCGTCATGGTTACGGAGTGGCGTGGATCTCTGACCGGCTGACCGCGCTGGACCACAACGCCTTGCTGGATGGCCCTGCGGACAATTGGGAGATGGGCACGCGCGACACCGGGGCATATGCCACGATGTCAGACGTCGTGTCCTATTTCGAATGGCTGGGCAGTCAGGTCAGCGATGCCGAAGACCGGCGCGGCAAGTTTCTGGCGGCGGGCGATGCGATCCATGCGCAGGAAAAGGCGCTGACCGACGCGATGATCCACGGCACCGGCAACCTGAGCGGCCTGGCCGAGATGGAGAAAGTCACCATTCTGGGCGGGGCCGACAACCCGGCCCGAGAAGGTCTGGTGTCGCTGCGTGTCGAAGGTGTGGCCTCGTCCGAGGTCGTCAAACGGCTGAATGAACACGGTATCCGCACGCATCTGCGCAAGGCGGATCACTATTCCGGCAATATCCTGACGCCGCTTGGCTATGACGCCTGTGTGCGGGTCTCGATGTGTCACTACAACTCGATCGGCGAAGTCGCCAAATTCCTTGCCGTCATGAAAGAAATTGCCGCCTGA
- a CDS encoding FAD-dependent oxidoreductase yields MKTHAQAVVIGGGLAGTSILYHLAKLGWTDSILLERDELTSGSTWHAAANIHGLHDNNNITRIQHYTMNLYKELEKETGQSCGVFQPGSLYLAQTEEREQQLRLQEAKARFYGLNFHEVSREEAKELHPLAQFDDIRCIMYEPDGGNVDPSGVPHAYAAGARAMGATIERFCPVIATEQQPDGSWIVRTPKGDIHAQWVVNAAGLWGREVAALAGLTLPLQPTEHQYFVTESIGEVASLGRRLPSIADRDGEYYFRQEGNGLLIGAYEKDMKFWAEDGTPLDFAHDLFPDDLDRIMENVIRATERVPVAATAGVKRVINGPMIWSPDANMLWGPVPELKNYFLCGGLIPGFSQSGGLGLLAAQWMIEGEPQYDMFAWDLARFGDWADKKFTKARVEDAYTHRFKIHFPNEERSAGRPARVRPAYEMQKQMGCVFGLNCGWEHPLWFADEPGTEETAGFTRQNWFDPVGREVQMLRDSVGVIDISNFANYVIKGPGAYDWLDRLVANRVPTEVGRSCLTPLISVRGGVAGDFTITKLAEDEYMMIGSGMAERYHQRFFQMVELPEGTAFEVATDRVAGFNIAGPKSREALARLTNADLSNEGFRFMRSRKITVAGVDCVAIRVSFTGDLGWELHCAESDQVALYSALVEAAKDCDGGPVGGRALGSLRIEKGYGSWGREYSQEYWPQEVGLTGLIKLDKDFLHKDAYLSIKDKAPREVLSVFELDVTEDADATGSEPIFTPDGAPVGRVTSGAYGYSVGKSLALGFRNPDVAQPGDEVVIQVIGKPHKTRVLAEAPFDPLGGRLRG; encoded by the coding sequence ATGAAAACCCATGCACAAGCTGTTGTCATCGGCGGCGGCCTTGCCGGTACGTCGATCCTGTATCACCTTGCCAAGCTTGGCTGGACGGATTCGATCCTGCTGGAACGCGACGAGTTGACCAGCGGATCGACCTGGCATGCGGCGGCCAACATCCACGGTCTGCATGACAACAACAATATCACCCGCATCCAGCACTATACGATGAACCTGTACAAAGAGCTGGAGAAGGAAACCGGCCAAAGCTGCGGGGTGTTCCAGCCCGGATCGCTCTATCTGGCCCAGACCGAAGAGCGCGAGCAGCAGTTGCGCCTGCAAGAGGCGAAGGCCCGGTTCTATGGGCTGAATTTCCACGAGGTCAGCCGGGAAGAGGCCAAAGAGCTGCACCCGCTGGCGCAGTTCGATGACATCCGCTGCATCATGTACGAACCCGATGGCGGAAATGTGGACCCGTCCGGCGTACCGCATGCCTATGCCGCCGGGGCCCGTGCGATGGGGGCCACCATCGAACGGTTCTGCCCGGTGATCGCCACGGAACAGCAACCCGATGGCAGTTGGATCGTCCGTACGCCCAAGGGTGACATTCATGCCCAATGGGTGGTCAACGCGGCGGGTCTCTGGGGCCGCGAGGTGGCGGCGCTGGCGGGTCTGACCCTGCCTCTGCAACCGACCGAACATCAGTATTTCGTGACCGAGAGCATCGGCGAAGTGGCCAGTCTGGGCCGTCGTCTGCCGTCTATCGCCGACCGGGACGGCGAGTATTATTTCCGACAAGAGGGTAACGGCCTGCTGATCGGGGCCTATGAAAAAGACATGAAGTTCTGGGCCGAAGACGGCACGCCGCTCGACTTTGCCCATGATCTGTTCCCCGACGATCTGGACCGGATCATGGAAAACGTGATCCGCGCCACCGAACGCGTGCCGGTCGCCGCCACGGCCGGGGTGAAACGGGTGATCAACGGCCCGATGATCTGGTCGCCCGATGCCAACATGCTGTGGGGACCGGTGCCCGAGCTGAAGAACTATTTCCTCTGTGGCGGTCTGATCCCCGGCTTCTCGCAGTCCGGCGGGCTGGGGCTGCTGGCGGCGCAATGGATGATCGAGGGTGAGCCGCAATATGACATGTTCGCCTGGGATCTCGCCCGCTTTGGCGATTGGGCCGACAAGAAGTTCACCAAGGCCCGGGTCGAAGACGCCTATACCCATCGCTTCAAAATCCACTTCCCGAATGAAGAACGCAGCGCAGGCCGCCCGGCCCGTGTGCGCCCCGCCTACGAGATGCAGAAACAGATGGGCTGTGTCTTTGGTCTCAACTGTGGTTGGGAACACCCTTTGTGGTTTGCAGATGAACCCGGCACCGAAGAGACCGCTGGCTTTACCCGTCAGAACTGGTTTGATCCGGTCGGGCGCGAGGTGCAGATGCTGCGCGACAGCGTGGGCGTGATCGATATCTCGAACTTCGCCAATTACGTGATCAAGGGACCGGGCGCTTATGACTGGCTGGATCGTCTGGTTGCCAATCGCGTACCCACCGAGGTTGGCCGCAGTTGCCTGACGCCGCTGATCTCGGTGCGCGGCGGCGTGGCGGGTGATTTCACCATCACCAAGCTGGCCGAAGACGAATACATGATGATCGGCTCCGGCATGGCTGAACGCTATCATCAGCGTTTCTTTCAAATGGTGGAATTGCCCGAGGGCACAGCTTTTGAAGTCGCAACAGACCGTGTTGCGGGGTTCAACATCGCCGGCCCGAAATCTCGCGAGGCTCTGGCGCGCCTGACCAATGCTGACCTTTCCAACGAAGGATTCCGCTTCATGCGGTCCCGGAAGATCACCGTTGCAGGTGTTGATTGCGTGGCCATCCGGGTCAGCTTTACCGGCGATCTGGGTTGGGAACTGCACTGTGCCGAGTCCGATCAGGTCGCGCTCTACTCTGCGTTGGTGGAAGCCGCCAAAGACTGCGACGGCGGCCCCGTGGGCGGGCGGGCGCTTGGGTCGCTGCGCATCGAAAAGGGTTATGGATCCTGGGGGCGGGAGTATTCTCAGGAATACTGGCCGCAAGAGGTCGGGCTGACGGGTCTGATCAAGCTGGACAAGGACTTCCTGCACAAAGACGCCTATCTGTCCATCAAGGACAAAGCACCGCGCGAGGTCCTGTCCGTCTTTGAACTGGACGTGACCGAGGATGCCGACGCCACTGGCAGTGAGCCTATCTTTACACCTGATGGTGCGCCCGTGGGCCGTGTCACATCGGGTGCGTACGGGTATTCAGTCGGGAAATCTTTGGCCTTGGGTTTCCGCAACCCCGACGTGGCGCAGCCAGGGGATGAAGTGGTGATCCAGGTGATTGGCAAACCGCATAAGACTCGGGTGCTGGCAGAAGCGCCGTTCGATCCTCTGGGCGGCAGGTTGCGCGGCTGA
- a CDS encoding UbiD family decarboxylase yields the protein MRTLPPYPSLRHFLKWCQETGQFRRIPDPVSVCHQMTAVHRAVLEANGPVLQFDTPTGVPSGQCDIPVVVNLFGTTERVAAGLGVSSEGLDDLGAFLAALRAPTPPDGLRDALSRWPMLKAALSTRPKQVKTAVVQQVCHRGADVDLCALPIQTHWPQDAGPLITWPVVITRPRGSEPDAAQTYNAGVYRVQVLDRNRLIMRWLPHRGGAAHHRSWARHGEKTPVAIVLGANPATLLSAALPLPEMVSELTFAGALNQNRPRLVPAKSVPLLVPADAEIVLEGWVSPNETAPEGPFGDHTGYYNPAEPFPVMHVTAVTHREAPLYLSTYTGRPPDEPAIIGEVFNRLALPTIRAQIPEIHDLWLPPAACSYRIAIVAIDKRYPGQARRVMMALWGMLPQFSYTKMIVAVDADIDPRNWDDIAWALATRMDPSRDMMTLDRTPMDYLDFASPEPGLAGKLGIDATTKTGSETRREWGTVMRTDKVDHAFAEDLINRLMPELRT from the coding sequence ATTCGCACTCTGCCGCCATATCCCAGCCTTCGACATTTTCTGAAATGGTGTCAGGAAACAGGGCAGTTCAGGCGCATCCCTGACCCGGTTTCCGTGTGCCATCAAATGACCGCCGTCCACCGCGCCGTGTTGGAGGCCAATGGGCCGGTGTTGCAGTTTGACACACCGACAGGTGTGCCCTCGGGGCAGTGCGACATACCGGTTGTGGTCAACCTGTTCGGAACTACGGAACGCGTCGCCGCCGGACTGGGCGTTTCTTCCGAAGGGCTGGATGATCTGGGCGCATTTCTGGCTGCGCTTCGGGCCCCGACGCCCCCGGACGGGTTGCGGGATGCGCTGTCCCGGTGGCCGATGCTGAAGGCCGCATTGTCCACGCGACCGAAGCAGGTCAAAACCGCCGTTGTTCAGCAGGTTTGCCACCGCGGGGCCGATGTTGATCTCTGTGCGCTGCCGATCCAGACACATTGGCCCCAGGACGCGGGGCCTCTGATCACCTGGCCCGTGGTCATCACCCGGCCCCGTGGCAGCGAACCCGACGCGGCACAGACCTACAATGCCGGCGTCTATCGCGTTCAGGTGCTGGACCGGAACCGTCTGATCATGCGCTGGCTGCCACATCGCGGCGGGGCCGCTCATCATCGCAGTTGGGCGCGGCACGGCGAAAAAACGCCGGTCGCGATTGTTCTGGGCGCAAACCCCGCGACCTTGCTGTCGGCGGCTCTGCCCCTGCCCGAAATGGTGTCTGAGCTGACATTTGCCGGGGCCCTGAACCAGAACCGGCCACGTTTGGTTCCGGCCAAATCCGTCCCTCTGCTTGTGCCGGCAGATGCCGAGATCGTTCTGGAAGGCTGGGTGTCGCCAAACGAGACAGCACCCGAGGGGCCGTTCGGGGATCACACCGGGTATTACAATCCCGCCGAGCCGTTTCCAGTGATGCATGTCACGGCCGTGACCCATCGCGAAGCGCCGCTGTATCTGTCGACCTATACCGGACGCCCGCCGGACGAACCTGCCATTATCGGCGAAGTGTTCAATCGCCTTGCCTTGCCGACCATTCGCGCTCAAATCCCCGAAATACACGACCTCTGGCTGCCGCCTGCCGCCTGTTCCTATCGCATCGCCATCGTCGCCATCGACAAGCGATATCCGGGCCAGGCCCGACGTGTGATGATGGCGCTTTGGGGAATGCTGCCGCAATTCAGTTATACAAAGATGATCGTTGCGGTCGACGCTGATATCGACCCCCGAAACTGGGACGATATCGCCTGGGCGCTTGCCACGCGAATGGACCCGAGCCGTGATATGATGACCCTGGACAGGACACCTATGGATTATCTGGATTTCGCCTCGCCGGAACCTGGTCTGGCCGGAAAGCTGGGCATCGACGCCACGACGAAAACAGGCAGTGAAACACGGCGGGAATGGGGGACGGTCATGCGCACCGACAAGGTTGATCACGCATTTGCGGAAGACCTGATAAACAGATTGATGCCAGAGCTGAGAACATGA
- a CDS encoding UbiX family flavin prenyltransferase, translating into MTKTRVVLGVSGASGAVLSLAVARHLTSADIEIDLVVSPAARLTLAQECGPDALKELRQSATRHHAPADIGASIASGSVPVSGMIVAPCSMRSLGAIAHGLDDNLLTRAAGVQLKERRPLVLLTREAPLTLAHLRNMTAAAEMGAIILPPVPAFYLNPVNITEIADQIAARAVDCLKVCEPAAKQWHPGNEADPVDRSESKFPIP; encoded by the coding sequence ATGACGAAAACCCGTGTAGTCTTAGGCGTATCAGGCGCTTCCGGTGCAGTTCTGAGCCTTGCGGTGGCACGACATCTGACATCGGCGGATATCGAAATCGACCTGGTCGTCAGCCCCGCCGCCCGCCTGACGCTTGCACAGGAATGCGGCCCGGATGCCCTGAAGGAACTGCGGCAGTCGGCAACCCGTCATCACGCGCCCGCCGATATCGGGGCCAGCATAGCATCCGGTTCGGTGCCGGTATCCGGGATGATCGTCGCGCCCTGTTCCATGCGCTCACTGGGTGCGATCGCGCACGGACTGGACGACAACCTGTTGACACGCGCGGCCGGCGTTCAGCTCAAGGAACGACGCCCACTGGTTCTGCTGACACGAGAAGCGCCGCTGACACTGGCGCATTTGCGCAATATGACGGCCGCCGCAGAAATGGGAGCCATCATCCTGCCCCCTGTGCCTGCCTTCTATTTGAATCCGGTCAACATAACTGAAATCGCAGATCAGATCGCAGCGCGCGCGGTTGATTGTCTGAAGGTTTGCGAACCGGCCGCGAAACAGTGGCATCCCGGAAACGAGGCGGACCCTGTCGATCGGTCCGAAAGCAAATTTCCTATCCCATAG
- a CDS encoding SCP2 domain-containing protein — protein sequence MSDPRNPIPQCPAALAAALRFVPLAPLSLSLTVFSRKITKKHPDLLNRLGEYSRAAFVLDPTDLPVVLLLEPNGGTPRIRLSRGRVAGAARISGPLAALLGLVHGAFDGDALFFSRDLVIEGDTAAALALRNAIDDAELDLAHEAATLSGPLARPLKQIIAFAERRTGLCLTRPEDAILW from the coding sequence TTGTCCGATCCCCGAAACCCGATACCGCAATGCCCTGCCGCTTTGGCCGCGGCCCTGCGGTTTGTACCGCTTGCGCCCTTGTCGCTGTCACTGACAGTGTTTTCCCGCAAAATAACCAAGAAACACCCCGACCTGCTCAACCGGCTCGGTGAGTACAGCCGGGCAGCCTTTGTGCTTGATCCAACGGATCTGCCGGTTGTCCTTCTGCTCGAACCGAATGGTGGCACGCCGAGAATAAGACTGAGCCGAGGGCGCGTGGCTGGGGCTGCGCGAATATCAGGCCCGCTGGCCGCGCTGCTGGGGCTGGTGCATGGTGCGTTTGACGGGGATGCCCTGTTCTTTTCACGCGATCTGGTGATCGAGGGCGACACAGCCGCGGCACTGGCGCTGCGCAACGCAATTGACGACGCAGAGCTGGACCTCGCGCACGAGGCCGCAACCCTTTCCGGCCCGCTTGCACGCCCGCTGAAGCAGATCATCGCCTTTGCAGAGCGTCGGACCGGCCTGTGCCTGACCCGACCCGAGGACGCGATCCTATGGTAA